Proteins encoded in a region of the Phacochoerus africanus isolate WHEZ1 chromosome 8, ROS_Pafr_v1, whole genome shotgun sequence genome:
- the SZT2 gene encoding KICSTOR complex protein SZT2 isoform X2 codes for MASERPEPEVEEAGHVFLLMKKDYRISRNVRLAWFLNHLHQTVQATPQEMLLQSEQELEVLSVLPPGWQPDEPVVPRPFLLVPSTRVTFLAWQYRFVIELDLSPSTGIVDDSTGEILFDEVFHALSRCLGGLLRPFRVPGSCIDFQPEIYVTVQAYSSIIGLQSHQVLVQGCLLDPSQREVFLQQVYEQLCLFEDKVATMLQQQYDPPSQAEDQSPDSGEPPGRKVGVSMVTADLGLVSMIRQGILALQLLPSNSSAGIIVITDGVTSVPDVAVCETLLNQLRSGTVACSFVQVGGVYSYDCSFGHVPNVELMKFIAMATFGSYLSTCPEPEPGNLGLTVYHRAFLLYSFLRSGEALNPEYYCGSQHRLFNEHLVSASSNPALALRRKKHTEKEVLADLVSTVSVRLREGYSVREVALTKGGSQLEVKLVLLWKHNMRIEYVAVAPWPLEPEGPRVTRVEVTMEGGYDILHDVSCALRQPIRSLYRTHVIRRFWNTLQSINQTDQMLAHLQSFSSVPEHFTLPDSTKSGVPLFYIPPGSTTPVLSLQHSGSDSSHAQFAAYWKPVLSMDANSWQRWLHMHRLVLILEHDTPTPKHLHTPGSNGRYSTVQCRISHSSLTSLLRDWSSFVLVEGYSYVKLLSRGPEQPPSSFYMIRIISKAPCMVLRLGFPIGTPAQARHKIVSDLREEILRLRFPHRVQSKEPTPKVKRKGLGGAAGGSSPSKSPPMLGPQQALSDRPCLVVVHKPLDKLLIRYEKLPLDYRAPFLLTLEPPGPLPLVSGRSASSSLASLSRYLYHQRWLWSVPPGLAPALPLSAIAQLLSILTEVRLSEGFHFACSGEGIVSMVLELPIQNEPPGQAAAEERHTCVVQYILFPPHATSTKDSFSTDDDNDVEVEALEGDSELNLVTEVWVEPQCGRVGPGPESWRHLRDLTYSEIPRALHPRDVACIGSMLSFEYLIQLCQSKEWSPLPPEPRVSDGLDPGGDSCVHETPFRFDLMGLLPQCQQLQMFFLLLAREPEGVPVAEGPCPANDLVLCLLHSCLGQELSDREIPLSAADQAAFLREVLRRTCHSPGAEGLPVEDGGTLKGQRPGPLESLRPASSAQPPQWRCYARLVNPQHVFLTFLPATFPDVQHLAAYGLEGPSQEETRPKFGDGHGASALRGLGGAGAEAAEPQVPILSVTPAGDSAQHPGEPSPPFRRDVQACTGRQASQTEAADGPRPRCPVYIYSCALEALREQLVGVQPPQAPRDLVFRTQFLDQPSPSSAWMEPRHKEAANHCALLQEHAQRCYVRGLFRSLQQAQSVTSQDLLIAVDACEELLQEIDITPFLLALCGHTRGLPHAPPSPGPLSPGLFSSSVEEGPEPRERAVLASESSIETEDLSEPEFQSTRVPGHPDPGLEISLTDVCQLRGEAHDALHSLIQEKFLEISGLHFRTVPSNPHYFFYCPPSSRREDEGPRDTVDRKVSDLEFSEAELMGEEGDTSACCVVTESDPELEVEYRESREPDLGPAGLDSASLSDADTVNPDEDSFSILGGDSPTGPESLAHDLPPLFLHLTCSVRLRGQHSSVPVSSLPTCLGQVLSSLEGPLVGGRVPLRDLSVTLDVFVLTLPLEVELPPTSDPQHHRSTSESSASFPRSPGQPSDDGLGPPLPPPGEDRHPGLSNLAGPHRLAIETTVSEIRWLLEDEMVGALRRGGIPQSPALHRAAAHIHGSPGRPTCLRQTLPLSFVFGPERSLTQFKEEFRRLHLPGHALLEDPDSGFFFVAAGQQPGGSHGGPPSAAWAWHSPEDRAEGVEAGALTASPQVPGSPEDSEGPLLISLPSPSQGGSQPGPSQGLSLMSSQGSVDSDHLGYDGGSSGSDSEGPSETLGEKAPFALRTPPGLAPPQPSLTGLPGPCLPDFWLIVRVLQDRVEVYAHARSLVREDGGPGTECRHLQQLLVRRVGEICREVNQRLLLQDLHDSHVCNSLLVAESEEDLWRSETPYHSRQRAPPPSDDYAADDSCGPRGYLAATMQFVPGHFSCDVVWGTVIRVHSRLKMGPSMGVSRAIQALRSVLNAFSVVNRKNMFVYQERATKAVYYLRLLETSCTERSWDSDTLPPSLALSRSQEPIYSEDTSGPRSPLDVASSRGSDAARPVGQVDRHIQLLVHGVGQAGPEITDELVRVLRRRLDEATLDVITVMLVRNCKLTPADVEFIQPPGSLPSEVLHLALPPSCRPWLPALAWYLRQNLLVFLHSPKYTDSNSRNHFQHPLPPQGGLPDWDIYLYNKPGGQGTGGKGVACITVALVDEGGAPISLASWPPSSPGPPDSLQEEEFEQLTQVTRCSVVPDNSSAPDGAPRLRLDVWGKGNISIVQLEEKLRAAARQALADAVMEFRLLPASLCTEDTASGGLKSGPLETKSPAGRAGTFPPGPGPGEPATPPSKAGRRSFWDMLSKTECGDLGSPKTTDDIVLDRPEDTRGRRRHKTESVRTPGGTERTVGPESGAQRQRRRTTQLEEGEVGALQPVFAWVAQRWMEFMVQIGCASVSRSSTHMVSRFLLPSVLSEFAALVSSMAGDTRVRIFEQQLASEPETFTPCSLGQLGPTPRPAAKRHLLLLGRNFLQWRRPTQQAAKAVQRFEPGGDGNSGRSAPRQRFLLLEVTDKKLQLLTYNWAPDLGAALGRALVRLVQWQNARAHLIFCLLSQKLGLFHHYGQLDFPVRDEKEPNPFLLPTVEAETLIRCASPPLSREQGRLSGSSRGGGPLPLDTFPFDEALRDIAAARPSSSLGPAPRPPDPVAFHGQQFLEIKMAERRELERQMKMENLFVTWQQRSAPASMPISAGELETLKQSSRLVHYCATALLFDPAAWLHGPPETSGPPEGQRRHRPESGSGSREGPASCDSSDGPPPGAREEPWLKELSLAFLQQYVQYLQSMGFVLVPLRPPSPARSTSRLRAMAILGTEGRGSFSCPKAKTDGSPKSSGSPVTTYHLQRALPGGIILMELAFQGCYFCVKQFALECSRIPMGQAVNSQEPGIAVTLRHS; via the exons GTGCTGGTCCAGGGCTGCCTTTTGGACCCTTCCCAGAGGGAGGTGTTCCTGCAGCAGGTGTATGAGCAGCTCTGTCTCTTCGAGGACAAGGTGGCCACAATGCTGCAGCAGCAGTATGACCCCCCGAGCCAG GCAGAGGACCAGTCCCCAGACTCAGGGGAGCCCCCTGGCCGGAAAGTGGGAGTCTCCATGGTGACGGCTGATCTTGGGCTGGTCAGTATGATTCGTCAGGGCATCTTGGCGCTGCAGTTGCTGCCCTCCAACTCTAGTGCAG GCATCATTGTGATCACAGATGGGGTGACCAGTGTCCCTGATGTTGCTGTCTGTGAGACACTGCTGAACCAGCTTCGCAGTGGCACTGTGGCGTGTTCCTTTGTGCAG GTGGGAGGAGTTTACTCTTATGACTGCAGTTTTGGCCACGTGCCCAATGTGGAACTGATGAAATTCATCGCAATGGCAACCTTTGGCTCCTACCTGTCCACTTGTCCTGAGCCCGAGCCCGGCAACCTGGGTCTGACTGTTTACCACCGGGCCTTTCTCCTCTACTCCTTCCTGCGCAGTGGGGAAGCCCTGAACCCTGAATATTACTGCG GCTCTCAGCACCGCCTGTTTAACGAGCACCTGGTCTCCGCGAGCAGCAACCCCGCCCTGGCCCTGCGCCGCAAGAAGCACACCGAGAAGGAGGTGCTGGCTGACTTGGTCAGCACCGTGTCGGTGCGGCTTCGAGAGGGCTACAGCGTCCGAGAGGTCGCGCTGACCAAAG GAGGGTCCCAGCTGGAGGTGAAGCTGGTGCTGCTGTGGAAACACAACATGCGCATCGAGTACGTGGCTGTGGCGCCCTGGCCCCTGGAACCCGAGGGCCCTCGCGTCACCCGCGTGGAAGTGACCATGGAAGGCGGCTATGACATCCTGCATGACGTGTCCTGTGCCCTGAGGCAACCCATCCGCTCGCTGTATCGGACCCACGTGATCCGGCGGTTCTGGAACACACTGCAGAG CATTAACCAGACGGACCAGATGCTCGCCCACCTGCAGTCCTTCTCCTCGGTCCCGGAACACTTCACGCTCCCCGACAGCACCAAGAGCGGCGTGCCTCTCTTCTACATCCCGCCCGGCTCTACCACCCCG GTGCTGAGCCTTCAGCACAGTGGTTCCGACTCCTCCCACGCCCAGTTTGCGGCCTACTGGAAGCCAGTGCTCTCCATGGATGCCAACTCGTGGCAGCGCTGGCTGCACATGCATCGCCTGGTGCTAATCCTGGAGCACGACAC GCCGACCCCTAAGCACCTGCACACCCCGGGCAGCAACGGCCGCTACAGCACGGTCCAGTGCCGGATCTCGCACTCCTCGCTGACCTCCCTGCTCCGCGACTGGAGCAGCTTCGTGCTCGTCGAGGGCTACTCCTACGTGAAGCTGCTGTCCAG GGGCCCGGAGcagcccccctcctccttctACATGATCCGCATCATTTCCAAGGCCCCCTGCATGGTGCTCCGCCTGGGCTTTCCCATCGGCACGCCCGCACAGGCTCGGCACAAG ATCGTCTCAGACTTGCGGGAGGAAATCCTGCGCCTGCGTTTCCCCCACCGGGTACAAAGCAAGGAGCCGACGCCCAAGGTGAAACGGAAAGGGCTGGGGGGCGCCGCCGGGGGCAGCTCTCCCTCCAAGTCCCCCCCCAtgctggggccacagcaggcCCTGTCTGACCGGCCCTGCCTTGTGGTCGTGCATAAGCCCCTGGACAAGCTGCTCATCAG GTATGAGAAGCTGCCCCTGGACTACCGGGCGCCCTTCTTGCTGACCTTGGAGCCACCAGGGCCGCTGCCCTTGGTGTCGGGCCGCTCAGCCTCTTCTAGCCTAGCGTCGCTGTCCCGCTACCTCTACCATCAGCGCTGGCTCTGGAGCGTCCCCCCGGGCCTGGCCCCCGCCCTGCCGCTCAGCGCCATCGCCCAGCTCCTCTCCATCCTCACCGA AGTCCGACTCTCGGAAGGGTTCCATTTCGCCTGCAGCGGGGAAGGAATCGTCAGCATGGTCCTGGAGCTGCCAATCCAG AACGAGCCCCCGGGGCAGGCCGCGGCGGAAGAGAGGCACACGTGCGTGGTCCAGTACATCCTCTTCCCCCCCCACGCGACCTCCACCAAGGACAG CTTCTCAACAGACGATGACAACGACGTGGAGGTGGAGGCCCTGGAGGGAGACTCAGAGCTCAACCTGGTCACCGAGGTGTGGGTGGAGCCCCAGTGCGGACGGGTGGGACCCGGCCCGGAGAGCTGGAGGCACCTCCGGGACTTGACCTACTCCGAGATCCCTCGCGCC CTCCACCCTCGGGACGTTGCCTGCATAGGCTCCATGCTGAGCTTTGAGTACCTGATACAGCTGTGCCAGAGCAAGGAGTGGAGTCCCCTGCCCCCGGAGCCCAGGGTCTCTGATG GGCTGGACCCGGGTGGAGACAGCTGTGTCCACGAGACCCCCTTCCGCTTTGACCTCATGGGACTGCTGCCTcagtgccagcagctgcagatgtTCTTCCTCCTGCTCGCCAGAG AGCCGGAGGGCGTCCCTGTCGCCGAGGGGCCCTGTCCCGCCAACGACCTGGTGCTGTGCCTGCTGCACAGCTGCCTGGGGCAGGAGCTGAGTGACCGAGAGATCCCGCTGTCCGCCGCCGACCAGGCTGCCTTCCTGCGCGAGGTGCTGCGGCGGACGTGTCACAGTCCAG GTGCAGAGGGGCTACCAGTGGAGGACGGCGGGACCCTGAAGGGTCAG AGGCCAGGCCCTCTCGAAAGTCTGAGGCCGGccagctctgcccagcccccTCAGTGGCGCTGCTACGCAAGGCTCGTGAACCCCCAGCACGTGTTTCTGACGTTTCTCCCCGCCACCTTCCCAG ATGTCCAGCATCTGGCTGCCTATGGCCTGGAGGGGCCGTCTCAAGAGGAGACAAGGCCCAAGTTCGGGGACGGGCACGGGGCCTCCGCCCTGAGAGGTCTGGGAGGAGCTGGGGCCGAGGCTGCAGAGCCCCAGGTCCCCATCCTCAGTGTCACCCCGGCTGGCG ACAGTGCCCAGCATCCAGGAGAGCCGAGCCCGCCCTTCCGTCGCGATGTCCAGGCTTGCACTGGGCGTCAGGCTTCACAGACAGAGGCCGCCGATGGGCCCCGGCCCCGGTGTCCTGTCTACATCTACAGCTGTGCTCTGGAAGCGCTGAGGGAGCAGCTGGTTGGCGTGCAGCCCCCTCAGGCGCCCCGAGACCTCGTCTTCCG GACGCAGTTCCTCGAccagccctccccctcctcagcctGGATGGAGCCCAGGCACAAGGAGGCGGCCAACCATTGTGCCTTGCTGCAGGAGCACGCGCAGCGATGCTACGTCCGCG GGCTGTTCCGGAGCCTGCAGCAGGCCCAGAGCGTGACCTCCCAGGACCTGCTAATAGCCGTGGATGCCTGTGAGGAGCTGCTGCAGGAAATAGACATCACCCCCTTCCTGCTCGCGCTGTGCGGCCACACTCGGGGTTTGCCTCACGCACCCCCAAGCCCTGGTCCTCTCAGCCCCGGGCTCTTCAGCAGCAGCGTCGAGGAGGGCCCCGAGCCTCGGGAGCGAGCCGTCCTGGCTTCCGAGTCCAG CATAGAGACCGAGGACCTGAGCGAGCCTGAGTTTCAGAGCACCCGAGTCCCCGGCCATCCAGACCCCGGCCTGGAGATCTCTCTGACAGACGTCTGTCAGCTCAGGGGGGAGGCACACGATGCCCTGCACAGCCTCATCCAG GAGAAGTTCCTGGAGATCAGTGGTCTCCACTTCCGCACAGTGCCCTCCAACCCCCACTACTTCTTCTATTGCCCCCCGTCCAGCAGGCGCGAG GATGAGGGCCCCCGGGACACAGTAGACAGAAAAGTCAGCGATCTGGAGTTTTCAGAGGCTGAGCTCATGGGAGAAGAAG GAGACACATCCGCCTGCTGTGTGGTCACTGAGAGTGACCCAGAGCTGGAGGTGGAATACCGCGAGAGCCGTGAACCAGACCTGGGGCCTGCTGGGCTGGACTCCGCCTCTCTGTCGGACGCAGACACCGTGAACCCCGACGAGGACTCCTTCAGTATCCTGGGGGGCGACTCACCCACCGGGCCCGAGAGCCTCGCTCATGACCTGCCGCCCCTCTTCCTGCACCTCACGTGCTCCGTGCGGCTGCGCGGGCAGCACAGCTCAGTCCCCGTGAGCagcctgcccacctgcctgg gccaggtGCTTTCTAGTCTGGAGGGTCCCCTCGTCGGAGGCCGAGTTCCCCTGAGGGACCTCAGTGTCACTCTGGATGTCTTCGTGCTGACCTTGCCCCTGGAAGTGGAGCTCCCGCCAACCTCAGACCCTCAGCACCACCG GTCGACGTCTGAGAGCAGTGCTTCCTTCCCACGATCTCCGGGGCAGCCGTCGGATGATGGCCTGGGGCCTCCACTGCCACCTCCAGGAGAAGACAG GCACCCAGGACTGTCTAATTTGGCCGGGCCGCACAGGTTGGCTATTGAGACCACCGTGAGTGAG ATCCGCTGGCTGCTGGAAGACGAGATGGTGGGGGCGCTGCGGAGAGGGGGCATCCCCCAGAGCCCTGCCCTGCACCGCGCAGCCGCCCACATCCACGGCTCCCCCGGACGccccacctgcctacgccagacgCTGCCGCTGAGTTTTGTGTTTGGGCCCGAGCGTTCGCTGACACAGTTCAAGGAG GAGTTCCGCCGCCTCCACCTCCCTGGTCACGCTCTTCTCGAGGACCCTGACAGCGGCTTCTTCTTCGTGGCAGCTGGCCAGCAGCCAGGCGGGTCCCACGGGGGGCCCCCTTCGGCAGCCTGGGCTTGGCACAGCCCTGAGGACAGGGCGGAAGGCGTCGAAGCGGGG GCCCTGACAGCCAGCCCCCAAGTCCCTGGCTCCCCAGAGGATTCCGAGGGCCCCCTGCTCATCAGTCTGCCCAGCCCGTCTCAGGGAG GGAGCCAGCCTGGGCCCAGCCAGGGACTCAGCCTCATGTCCAGTCAGGGCAGTGTGGATTCGGACCACCTAG GTTATGATGGTGGCAGCAGTGGCTCAGACAGTGAGGGTCCCAGTGAGACCCTGGGGGAGAAGGCCCCCTTCGCGCTGAGGACCCCCCCTGGGCTGGCGCCTCCACAGCCTTCGCTCACgggcctccctgggccctgcctgCCTGACTTCTGGCTCATCGTCCGGGTGCTGCAGGACCGCGTGGAAGTGTATGCGCACGCGCG GAGCCTGGTTCGGGAGGATGGGGGGCCAGGCACCGAGTGTCGCCACCTGCAGCAGCTCCTGGTGCGGCGAGTCGGGGAGATCTGCCGGGAGGTCAACCAG cggCTGCTGCTCCAGGATCTTCACGACAGTCACGTGTGTAACTCTCTGCTGGTGGCCGAGAGCGAGGAAGATCTGTGGCGCAGCGAGACCCCCTACCACTCCCGCCAGCGGGCGCCCCCGCCCAGCGACG ACTATGCTGCGGATGACAGCTGTGGACCGCGAGGCTATCTAGCAGCCACAATGCAGTTTGTCCCTGGCCATTTCTCCTGTGACGTGGTGTGGGGAACCGTGATCCGGGTCCATTCCCGCCTCAAAATGGGGCCCAGCATGGGGGTCTCTCGGG CCATCCAAGCCCTGCGCTCCGTGCTCAACGCCTTCTCTGTGGTGAACCGGAAGAACATGTTTGTGTATCAGGAGCGAGCAACAAAGGCTGTGTACTACCTGCG GCTCCTGGAGACGTCCTGCACTGAACGCTCGTGGGACAGTGACACCCTGCCCCCATCTCTAGCTCTGTCCCGAAGCCAGGAGCCCATCTACTCGGAGGACACCTCG GGTCCCCGTTCTCCCCTGGACGTGGCTTCCAGCCGCGGTTCAGACGCTGCTCGTCCTGTGGGCCAAGTGGACAGACACATCCAGCTGCTGGTGCATGGCGTAGGGCAGGCAG GTCCCGAGATCACAGACGAGCTGGTGCGGGTTCTGCGTCGGCGCCTGGACGAGGCCACGCTGGACGTCATCACAGTCATGCTTGTCCGGAACTGCAAGCTGACCCCAGCCGATGTGGAG TTCATCCAGCCCCCCGGAAGTCTCCCCTCGGAGGTGCTGCATCTGGCGCTGCCCCCCTCCTGCAGGCCCTGGCTCCCTGCGCTGGCCTGGTACCTGCGGCAGAACCTGCTCGTCTTCCTGCACTCCCCCAAGTACACGGACAGCAACAGCCGCAACCACTTCCAG cacccactcccaccccagggcgGCCTTCCTGACTGGGACATCTACCTGTACAACAAGCCTGGAGGACAGGGCACTGGGGGCAAAG GGGTCGCCTGCATCACTGTAGCTTTGGTGGATGAGGGAGGAGCCCCCATCTCGCTGGCATCGTGGCCCCCCTCTTCTCCGGGGCCCCCAGACTCACTGCAGGAGGAGGAATTTGAGCAGCTGACTCAAGTCACGCGCTGCTCGGTTGTGCCAGACAATTCTTCAG CTCCGGATGGGGCCCCGCGGCTGCGACTGGATGTGTGGGGAAAGGGGAACATCAGCATCGTGCAGCTGGAGGAGAAGCTCCGCGCAGCCGCCCGCCAGGCCCTGGCCGACGCCGTCATGGAGTTCCGGCTGCTGCCAGCCTCGCTCTGTACCGAGGACACAGCCTCAG GAGGTCTCAAGAGCGGGCCGTTGGAAACCAAGAGCCCTGCAGGCCGCGCTGGCACCTTtccccctggccctggccctggcgaGCCCGCGACTCCCCCCAGCAAAGCCGGCCGCCGTAGCTTCTGGGACATGCTG AGTAAAACAGAATGTGGGGACTTGGGTTCCCCCAAAACTACGGATGACATCGTCCTGGATCGGCCAGAAGACACTCGGGGCCGGAGGCGTCATAAAACAGAAAGTGTCCGGACTCCCGGTGGGACTGAGCGGACAGTGGGCCCGGAGTCCGGAGCCCAGAgacaaag GCGCAGGACCACACAGCTGGAGGAGGGCGAAGTGGGGGCCCTGCAGCCTGTGTTTGCTTGGGTCGCTCAGCGCTGGATGGAGTTCATGGTTCAGATTG GATGCGCCTCGGTGTCCAGGAGCTCCACCCACATGGTGTCGCGGTTCCTGCTGCCGTCGGTCCTGTCGGAGTTCGCCGCCCTGGTCTCCTCGATGGCCGGAGACACCAGGGTCCGCATCTTTGAGCAGCAGTT GGCTTCTGAGCCAGAGACCTTCACTCCTTGTTCCCTTGGGCAGCTGGGCCCAACGCCCCGCCCAGCAGCCAAGCGGCATCTGCTCCTTCTGGGAAGGAACTTCTTGCAGTGGAGGAGACCCACCCAGCAGG CTGCCAAAGCCGTGCAGCGCTTCGAGCCGGGAGGCGATGGGAACTCGGGGCGGAGTGCTCCCCGGCAGAGGTTCTTGCTGCTGGAGGTCACGGACAAGAAG ctccagctgctgacctacaactGGGCTCCAGACCTGGGGGCGGCACTGGGCCGAGCACTGGTCCGCCTGGTGCAGTGGCAGAACGCCCGGGCCCACCTCATCTTCTGCCTCCTCAGCCAGAAGCTTGGGCTCTTCCACCATTACGGCCAGCTGGACTTCCCGGTGCGGGACGAAAAG GAGCCCAACCCATTCCTGCTGCCGACCGTGGAAGCAGAGACCCTCATCCGGTGCGCGAGCCCCCCGCTGAGCCGCGAGCAGGGCCGGCTGAGCGGGTCCTCTCGGGGCGGGGGCCCCCTTCCGCTGGACACATTCCCCTTCGACGAGGCCCTGAGGGACATCGCGGCCGCCCgccccagctcctccctgggccctgcGCCCAGACCGCCCGACCCCGTCGCCTTCCACGGACAGCAGTTCCtggagatcaagatggcagagcgCAGAG AGCTGGAGCGCCAGATGAAGATGGAGAACCTGTTTGTAACGTGGCAGCAGCGCTCCGCCCCAGCCAGCATGCCCATCAGT GCCGGGGAGCTGGAGACCCTGAAGCAGTCGTCCCGCCTGGTGCATTACTGTGCGACGGCCCTGCTCTTCGACCCAGCAGCCTGGCTGCACGGGCCCCCGGAGACCTCTGGGCCCCCCGAGGGGCAG CGGCGCCATCGCCCTGAGTCAGGGTCTGGGAGCCGAGAGGGCCCCGCAAGCTGCGACTCCTCGGACGGGCCTCCGCCAGGCGCCCGGGAGGAGCCTTGGCTGAAGGAGCTGAGCTTGGCTTTCCTGCAGCAGTACGTGCAGTACCTGCAGAGCATGGGCTTTGTGCTGGTGCCGCTGCGGCCCCCCTCACCCGCCCGCAG CACCAGCCGGCTGCGGGCCATGGCCATCCTTGGAACAGAGGGTCGGGGCTCCTTCTCCTGCCCGAAAGCCAAGACCGACGGGAGCCCCAAG aGCTCTGGCTCTCCAGTCACCACATACCACCTGCAGCGGGCACTGCCCGGGGGCATCATCCTCATGGAGCTGGCTTTCCAG GGCTGTTACTTCTGTGTCAAACAGTTTGCTCTGGAATGTTCCCGAATCCCCATGGGGCAAGCTGTCAACTCGCAG GAGCCTGGCATTGCGGTCACACTACGACACAGCTGA